A single region of the Salvelinus sp. IW2-2015 linkage group LG20, ASM291031v2, whole genome shotgun sequence genome encodes:
- the LOC111981679 gene encoding nuclear receptor subfamily 1 group D member 1, with product MNVLELRMATTAMDTNNNNTGGVISYIGSSGCSPNRTSPVSMYSENSFGASFPPSPNGSQGFSNAYSGSGSSSSSNGDDGNSSSGSGGSXRPRGRNDSSISRCSPSKSVANLTKLNGMVLLCKVCGDVASGFHYGVHACEGCKGFFRRSIQQNIQYKKCLKNETCTIMRINRNRCQQCRFKKCLSVGMSRDAVRFGRIPKREKQRMLAEMQSTMNSMNNMQNEFQLASLTHNSPPSPTSSSPCPGLTVAPQPQALPFAPSPSPPVQAPASPLPPPCNQSPPLLASSPPLCPSXGVDCTITAIARAHRETFVYAHDKLCDSARLHNGEVDNWGSNYCPAGYHQNSLNTIYHHNNNVALQNHGFQAMSDRHHQNNGKQFHNSNLFGSHQSIETSSVPQGQNFPWKNHKDIVLACPMNMYPQAEPNKTPQEIWEDFSLSFTPAVREVVEFAKHIPGFSALSENDQVTLLKAGTFEVLMVRFASLFNVKEQTVTFISGTTYSLEALKGMGMGGLLDTXFEFSEKLNSLELTAEELGLFTAVVLVSADRSGIESLNSVELLQESMIIALRALVSKSNPCDASRFTKLLLKMPDLRTLNNMHSEKLLSFRIDV from the exons ATGAATGTTTTGGAGctcaggatggcaacaacagcaATGGACACAAATAACAACAATACAG GGGGTGTAATCTCCTACATCGGCTCCAGTGGCTGCTCACCGAACCGCACCAGCCCAGTGTCTATGTACAGCGAGAACTCCTTCGGAGCCTCCTTCCCACCCTCCCCCAACGGTTCCCAGGGCTTCTCCAATGCCTACTCCGGCAGTGGCAGCTCCAGCTCCTCCAATGGTGATGATGGCAACTCCTCTTCCGGCTCCGGAGGGTCCCMGAGGCCTAGGGGTCGTAATGACAGCAGCATTTCTCGCTGCTCCCCCAGCAAGTCCGTGGCAAACCTTACCA AACTGAATGGGATGGTGCTGCTGTGTAAAGTGTGTGGAGACGTCGCCTCAGGCTTCCACTATGGGGTCCATGCCTGTGAGGGCTGCAAGGGATTCTTCCGACGCAGTATCCAGCAGAACATCCAGTACAAAAAGTGCCTGAAGAACGAGACCTGCACCATCATGAGGATTAACCGCAACCGCTGCCAGCAGTGCCGCTTCAAAAAGTGTCTGTCCGTGGGCATGTCCCGCGATG ctgtTCGCTTTGGCAGAATACCCAAGCGTGAGAAGCAGCGCATGCTGGCAGAGATGCAGAGCACCATGAACAGCATGAACAACATGCAAAACGAGTTCCAGCTGGCCAGCCTGACTCAcaactctcccccttctcccactTCCTCTTCTCCCTGCCCGGGTCTGACTGTGGCACCCCAGCCTCAGGCCCTGCCTTttgccccttccccctctcctccagtacAAGCCCCTGCTTCCCCTCTGCCCCCACCATGCAACCAAAGCCCGCCACTGTTGGCCAGCTCTCCACCGCTGTGCCCCAGCYCTGGGGTGGACTGCACCATAACGGCCATTGCCCGGGCGCACCGTGAGACCTTTGTTTACGCCCACGACAAGCTGTGCGATTCCGCGAGACTGCATAACGGAGAGGTGGACAACTGGGGCTCCAACTACTGTCCTGCTGGCTACCACCAGAACAGCCTCAACACAATctaccaccacaacaacaacgtGGCCCTCCAGAACCATGGCTTCCAGGCCATGTCTGACAGACATCACCAGAACAACGGCAAGCAGTTCCACAACAGCAACCTGTTCGGGAGCCACCAAAGCATTGAGACTAGCAGCGTCCCCCAGGGCCagaacttcccatggaaaaaccACAAGGACATTGTGCTG GCATGTCCAATGAACATGTACCCCCAAGCCGAACCCAACAAGACCCCCCAGGAGATCTGGGAGGACTTCTCGCTCAGCTTCACGCCGGCTGTGCGTGAGGTGGTGGAGTTCGCAAAGCACATTCCAGGGTTCAGTGCACTCTCCGAGAACGACCAAGTCACCCTGCTCAAGGCCGGCACCTTTGAG GTCTTGATGGTGCGCTTTGCCTCCCTCTTCAATGTGAAGGAGCAGACTGTCACCTTCATCTCGGGTACCACCTACAGCCTGGAGGCCCTGAAGGGCATGGGCATGGGAGGCCTGCTAGACACCATRTTTGAATTCAGCGAGAAGCTCAACTCCCTGGAGCTCACGGCCGAGGAGCTGGGTCTCTTCACCGCTGTAGTGCTAGTGTCTGCAG ATCGCTCAGGCATCGAGAGCCTAAACTCCGTGGAGCTGCTTCAGGAGTCTATGATCATAGCGCTGCGTGCCCTGGTCAGCAAGAGCAACCCCTGCGACGCCTCTCGCTTCACCAAGCTGCTGCTCAAGATGCCCGACCTGCGCACACTCAACAACATGCACTCAGAGAAGCTGCTGTCCTTCCGCATCGACGTATAA
- the LOC111981790 gene encoding uncharacterized protein isoform X1, with translation MATEAVQALLERCDHVHLDLYDMAEHQEGGEAELMVPYLTESRSKQKILGRQLFVLDDMMQLLERLETTDQLFNESCPPNPGNEAHSCWKVLKSEYKEGVQEVEALISTLRDMMDKLHHKRNRLTNLVTALENKKDLSLQMGESLQTAYNALRVCEGQLAQLRTETDATLDRSADWQHLRDALQGYVEETQGVMQCRLLSVGSSELCVELRPRSCGSSGQLEPLSLTVTWSPDDHFHLQVYQGTAGLLEVSMKGCLSHLSAALLEVMQCYTSQGEMLAEIQALHSRFAIDWRPGQRLLVFLKTASIVCNLGVEEGYPSRGTATLISVRRDGELVDNAVLQPPQKTPSLTEWLEFLSSSPYV, from the exons ATGGCTACTGAGGCTGTTCAAGC GTTGCTTGAAAGATGCGACCATGTACATTTGGATTTGTACGATATGGCAGAGCACCAGGAGGGTGGAGAAGCGGAGTTGATGGTGCCCTACCTAACT GAGAGTCGTAGCAAACAGAAGATTTTGGGCAGACAGTTGTTTGTGCTTGATGACATGATGCAGCTTCTGGAGAGACTGGAGACAACTGATCAGCTGTTTAATGAATCCTGCCCCCCAAACCCTG GCAATGAGGCTCACAGCTGCTGGAAGGTCCTGAAAAGTGAATATAAAGAGGGAGTCCAGGAGGTGGAGGCACTCATTAGCACCTTACGGGACATGATGGACAAATTGCACCACAAACGGAACAGACTGACAAACCTAGTCACAGCACTAGAAAATAAG AAAGATCTCAGCCTGCAGATGGGGGAGTCTCTGCAGACAGCCTACAATGCCTTGCGTGTGTGTGAGGGGCAGCTGGCCCAGCTGAGGACGGAGACAGACGCCACACTGGACCGCTCGGCTGACTGGCAGCACCTGAGAGACGC CCTGCAGGGCTATGTGGAGGAGACACAGGGGGTGATGCAGTGTAGGCTGCTGTCGGTGGGGTCCTCAGAGCTGTGTGTGGAACTGAGGCCCCGCTCCTGTGGGTCCTCTGGCCAGCTGGAGCCCCTCAGTCTGACTGTCACTTGGAGCCCTGATGACCACTTCCACCTCCAG gtGTATCAGGGTACTGCAGGGCTGTTAGAGGTGTCAATGAAGGGTTGCCTTTCTCATCTCAGTGCTGCCTTGCTGGAGGTCATGCAGTGTTACACCAGCCAGGGAGAGATGCTGGCTGAGATCCAGGCCCTGCATTCcag GTTTGCTATAGACTGGCGTCCAGGCCAGAGACTGCTAGTGTTCCTGAAGACTGCCTCTATTGTGTGTAACCTGGGGGTGGAGGAGGGCTACCCCTCCAGAGGCACAGCTACACTCATCTCTGTACGCAGGGACGGAGAACTGGTCGACAACGCTGTCCTACAG CCTCCCCAGAAGACCCCCTCTCTGACAGAGTGGCTGGagttcctctcctccagtccatACGTCTGA
- the LOC111981790 gene encoding uncharacterized protein isoform X2 produces the protein MATEAVQALLERCDHVHLDLYDMAEHQEGGEAELMVPYLTKDLSLQMGESLQTAYNALRVCEGQLAQLRTETDATLDRSADWQHLRDALQGYVEETQGVMQCRLLSVGSSELCVELRPRSCGSSGQLEPLSLTVTWSPDDHFHLQVYQGTAGLLEVSMKGCLSHLSAALLEVMQCYTSQGEMLAEIQALHSRFAIDWRPGQRLLVFLKTASIVCNLGVEEGYPSRGTATLISVRRDGELVDNAVLQPPQKTPSLTEWLEFLSSSPYV, from the exons ATGGCTACTGAGGCTGTTCAAGC GTTGCTTGAAAGATGCGACCATGTACATTTGGATTTGTACGATATGGCAGAGCACCAGGAGGGTGGAGAAGCGGAGTTGATGGTGCCCTACCTAACT AAAGATCTCAGCCTGCAGATGGGGGAGTCTCTGCAGACAGCCTACAATGCCTTGCGTGTGTGTGAGGGGCAGCTGGCCCAGCTGAGGACGGAGACAGACGCCACACTGGACCGCTCGGCTGACTGGCAGCACCTGAGAGACGC CCTGCAGGGCTATGTGGAGGAGACACAGGGGGTGATGCAGTGTAGGCTGCTGTCGGTGGGGTCCTCAGAGCTGTGTGTGGAACTGAGGCCCCGCTCCTGTGGGTCCTCTGGCCAGCTGGAGCCCCTCAGTCTGACTGTCACTTGGAGCCCTGATGACCACTTCCACCTCCAG gtGTATCAGGGTACTGCAGGGCTGTTAGAGGTGTCAATGAAGGGTTGCCTTTCTCATCTCAGTGCTGCCTTGCTGGAGGTCATGCAGTGTTACACCAGCCAGGGAGAGATGCTGGCTGAGATCCAGGCCCTGCATTCcag GTTTGCTATAGACTGGCGTCCAGGCCAGAGACTGCTAGTGTTCCTGAAGACTGCCTCTATTGTGTGTAACCTGGGGGTGGAGGAGGGCTACCCCTCCAGAGGCACAGCTACACTCATCTCTGTACGCAGGGACGGAGAACTGGTCGACAACGCTGTCCTACAG CCTCCCCAGAAGACCCCCTCTCTGACAGAGTGGCTGGagttcctctcctccagtccatACGTCTGA